Proteins from a genomic interval of Phycisphaerae bacterium:
- a CDS encoding efflux RND transporter permease subunit encodes MRLVDAFIENPVKVAVCVILLVLFGLLTITPPSIAPSPIRLPVQLTPNLDEPIVSVSTTWEGASPEEIEREIVDPQEDVLKSITNLRKMTSSSDHSSATITLEFLVGTDQDVAKQDVSDALRRVKYQIPLNEFDNPTVKSGLPWGEEAIAWMILKSDRPEVKTPELFTFVDEHVKPMLERVDGVSSIMIFGGREREIQVVVDALKLAQAGITFTELQTALQSQNTNVSAGNLAQGKRDVVIRTMGQFTSLEDVRKTVIKTGPGGPIRVEAVAEVKDGFKKQYEFVRSEGQEVIAAAAFRETGSNVIEVMEGLREAIGRVNREVLSHRNMKLELTQVYDETYYVSAAIDLVRSNIWYGGALAIAVLLLFLRSISGTAVVAISIPICVIGTFLVIPLAGRNINVVMLAGLAFAVGMVVDNAIVVLENIFRHREMGKSKRQAAADGASEVWGAVFANTLTTMIVFIPIIFVKEEAGQLFRDIAIAISGAVGLSMIVSITVVPALASRILGEPKVKEAEGGGRFAELVSRLVGLINRKVWRRLVLVVGMTGLSVLLSVKLAPEPSYLPSGNQNLIFGFLLTPPGYNVHEFRQIGERLERGDPAKGQVGIQPFWEAEAGTPQYEKLMKDWSAFVERVVVPMKQAQIAAEEKSAADPESTRSHRKKAKKRVRELEREIAQWRVPPPPIDNFFYVAFGGGVFMGCSSKDPEVVKPLENVLNSTGFSVPDAFAIFFQSSIFRLGSTNTLDVEIRGDNLDEVVDAANKIKNACIARFGARPESNPRNFDMERREDRLVPDRVKAGDLGLNVADIGSIVRACGDGRIVGKYRESGRSIDLALKFAGTQDETSVGNMTEQIAQTPVYTPAGQVVPQGGVYTAAGQIVPLGAVCRLEHTTSPQQISHIETQRAVKLTLRPPESIALPEVINIVQDEIVGEMRGAGYGPGKAKISPNVIVGMAGNADKLKSTWDALKWLLALSLLICYLLMAGLFESFAYPFVIIFTVPFAVVGGFIGLWMIHEWTWLDPTTAIQQMDILTILGFVILLGIVVNNGILIVHQSLNFMSYGMPSGPAIVESVRTRMRPIMMTVLTTLVGLIPLVVRPGSGAEMYRGLGAVVLGGLAVSTVFSLIVVPAVFSLFVSSRARLSRLLFKTGGSVYCPPLPEELALPATARTAEAVEVAASSGVN; translated from the coding sequence ATGCGTTTAGTCGATGCGTTCATCGAGAATCCCGTCAAGGTCGCGGTCTGCGTGATCCTGCTGGTGCTGTTCGGACTGCTGACGATCACGCCGCCGTCGATCGCGCCGTCGCCGATCCGACTGCCGGTGCAACTCACGCCCAACCTGGACGAGCCGATCGTCTCGGTCTCGACGACGTGGGAGGGGGCGAGCCCGGAGGAGATTGAGCGCGAGATCGTCGATCCACAGGAGGATGTGCTGAAGAGCATTACCAACCTGCGGAAGATGACGAGCAGTTCCGATCACAGCAGCGCGACGATCACGCTGGAATTTCTGGTGGGGACGGACCAGGACGTCGCGAAGCAGGACGTTTCCGATGCACTTCGCCGGGTCAAGTACCAGATCCCGCTGAATGAGTTTGACAACCCGACGGTAAAGTCGGGATTGCCGTGGGGCGAAGAGGCGATCGCGTGGATGATCCTCAAGAGCGATCGGCCGGAGGTGAAGACGCCGGAGTTGTTCACGTTCGTAGACGAGCACGTCAAGCCGATGCTGGAGCGGGTGGACGGGGTGTCGTCGATCATGATTTTCGGCGGGCGGGAGCGGGAGATTCAGGTGGTCGTCGATGCGCTCAAGCTGGCGCAGGCAGGTATTACCTTTACCGAGCTTCAAACGGCGTTGCAATCGCAGAACACCAACGTCTCGGCGGGGAACTTGGCGCAGGGGAAGCGCGACGTCGTGATTCGCACGATGGGGCAGTTCACGTCGCTGGAAGACGTTCGCAAGACGGTGATCAAGACGGGGCCCGGGGGACCGATCCGCGTCGAGGCCGTGGCCGAGGTCAAGGACGGGTTCAAGAAGCAGTATGAGTTCGTGCGGAGCGAGGGGCAGGAAGTCATCGCGGCGGCGGCGTTTCGCGAGACGGGCAGCAATGTGATCGAGGTCATGGAGGGGCTGCGCGAGGCGATCGGGCGGGTGAATCGGGAGGTGCTGTCGCATCGGAACATGAAGCTGGAGCTGACGCAGGTCTACGACGAGACGTATTACGTTTCGGCGGCCATCGACCTGGTGCGGAGCAATATCTGGTACGGCGGGGCACTGGCGATCGCCGTACTGCTCTTGTTCCTGCGGAGCATCAGCGGGACGGCGGTGGTGGCGATATCCATCCCGATCTGCGTGATCGGCACGTTTCTGGTGATTCCGCTGGCGGGGCGGAACATCAACGTGGTGATGCTGGCCGGACTGGCGTTCGCGGTCGGGATGGTGGTGGATAACGCCATCGTCGTGCTGGAGAACATTTTCCGGCATCGGGAGATGGGCAAGTCGAAGCGGCAGGCGGCGGCGGACGGAGCGTCGGAGGTGTGGGGGGCGGTCTTCGCCAACACGCTGACGACGATGATCGTGTTCATCCCCATCATTTTTGTGAAGGAGGAGGCGGGGCAGCTTTTTCGGGACATTGCCATCGCCATCAGCGGGGCGGTCGGGCTGTCCATGATCGTGTCTATTACCGTAGTGCCGGCACTGGCATCGCGGATTCTCGGCGAGCCGAAGGTGAAGGAGGCGGAGGGCGGCGGGCGGTTCGCGGAGCTGGTTTCGCGGCTGGTCGGGCTGATCAATCGGAAGGTGTGGCGGCGCCTCGTACTGGTCGTGGGGATGACGGGCCTGTCGGTCCTGCTGAGCGTGAAATTAGCGCCGGAGCCGAGCTATCTGCCGTCAGGTAATCAGAATCTGATTTTCGGGTTCTTGCTCACGCCGCCGGGGTACAACGTTCATGAGTTTCGCCAGATCGGGGAACGCCTGGAGCGCGGTGATCCGGCGAAGGGGCAGGTAGGGATTCAACCCTTCTGGGAGGCGGAGGCCGGTACGCCGCAATACGAGAAGTTGATGAAGGACTGGTCGGCGTTCGTGGAGCGAGTGGTTGTGCCGATGAAGCAGGCGCAGATCGCGGCAGAGGAGAAATCGGCCGCGGACCCGGAATCGACGCGGTCGCATCGAAAAAAAGCCAAGAAGCGAGTGCGCGAACTGGAGCGGGAGATCGCGCAATGGCGGGTGCCGCCGCCGCCCATCGATAATTTCTTTTACGTGGCGTTCGGCGGCGGCGTTTTCATGGGCTGTTCGAGCAAGGACCCGGAGGTGGTCAAACCGCTGGAGAACGTGCTCAATTCGACGGGATTCTCCGTGCCCGACGCCTTTGCCATTTTCTTTCAGTCGTCGATCTTCCGGCTGGGGTCTACCAACACGCTGGACGTGGAGATTCGCGGGGACAATCTCGACGAGGTCGTCGATGCCGCGAACAAGATCAAGAACGCGTGCATCGCACGGTTCGGGGCGCGGCCCGAATCGAATCCCCGAAACTTCGACATGGAGCGGCGCGAGGACCGGCTGGTGCCCGATCGGGTGAAGGCGGGGGACTTGGGGCTGAATGTCGCGGACATCGGCTCGATCGTTCGGGCCTGCGGCGATGGGCGAATTGTCGGAAAGTACCGGGAATCCGGGCGAAGCATCGATCTGGCGCTCAAGTTCGCGGGGACGCAGGATGAGACGTCGGTGGGCAACATGACGGAACAGATCGCGCAGACGCCGGTGTACACTCCGGCGGGGCAAGTCGTGCCGCAGGGGGGGGTCTATACCGCGGCGGGTCAGATCGTGCCGCTGGGGGCGGTGTGCCGGTTGGAGCATACAACGTCTCCGCAGCAGATCAGCCACATCGAGACGCAGCGGGCGGTGAAGCTGACGTTGCGACCGCCGGAGTCGATTGCGCTGCCGGAGGTCATCAACATTGTGCAGGACGAGATCGTGGGGGAGATGCGCGGGGCGGGATACGGCCCGGGCAAGGCGAAGATTTCGCCAAACGTGATCGTCGGGATGGCGGGGAACGCGGACAAGCTGAAGAGCACGTGGGATGCGCTGAAGTGGCTGCTCGCGTTGTCGTTATTGATCTGCTATCTGTTAATGGCTGGGTTGTTTGAGTCTTTTGCGTATCCGTTTGTGATTATCTTCACCGTGCCGTTCGCGGTGGTCGGGGGGTTCATTGGCCTGTGGATGATCCACGAGTGGACGTGGCTTGATCCGACGACGGCCATTCAGCAGATGGATATTCTGACGATCCTGGGGTTCGTGATTCTTTTGGGGATCGTCGTGAACAACGGTATTTTGATCGTCCATCAGTCGTTGAACTTCATGAGCTATGGAATGCCGTCGGGTCCGGCCATCGTGGAGTCGGTGCGGACGCGGATGCGGCCGATCATGATGACGGTGTTGACGACACTGGTGGGATTGATTCCTCTCGTCGTGCGACCGGGTTCGGGAGCGGAGATGTATCGCGGGCTGGGGGCGGTCGTGCTCGGGGGGTTGGCGGTTTCGACGGTGTTTTCGCTGATTGTGGTTCCGGCCGTGTTTTCTCTCTTTGTGAGTTCGCGGGCGCGGCTGAGCCGGCTCCTTTTCAAGACGGGCGGATCGGTGTATTGCCCACCGCTTCCGGAGGAGTTGGCGTTGCCGGCGACGGCGCGTACGGCGGAGGCGGTGGAAGTGGCGGCATCGTCCGGGGTGAATTGA
- a CDS encoding fumarylacetoacetate hydrolase family protein, whose translation MRIVRYVNEAGAAQWGEAVDKGHARPIPGDVFGARDVGGAPEQVIRRLAPVEPPNIIAIGRNYAEHAKEMKSESRTSEPLVFLKATTTVIGPEEPIVLPNSAPREVDFEAELAIVIGCRAKEISEQDALAYVLGFTCANDVSARDCQKGDKQWARGKSFDTFCPLGPEVVTADALDASGLAIRSTLNGEVMQSGNTGDMIFSVPRLVSYLSFQFTLLPGTVILTGTPPGVGAARTPPVFLKDGDTITIEIEGIGRLTNRVQAAR comes from the coding sequence ATGCGGATCGTCCGCTATGTGAATGAGGCGGGGGCGGCGCAGTGGGGGGAGGCCGTCGATAAGGGTCACGCGCGGCCGATCCCGGGGGATGTATTCGGTGCGCGGGACGTCGGCGGTGCGCCGGAGCAGGTTATTCGGCGACTTGCGCCGGTTGAGCCGCCCAATATCATCGCCATCGGACGCAATTACGCCGAACATGCCAAAGAGATGAAGTCGGAGTCGCGGACGTCCGAACCGCTCGTTTTCTTGAAGGCCACGACCACGGTGATCGGTCCGGAGGAGCCGATTGTCCTGCCGAACTCGGCGCCTCGGGAAGTGGATTTCGAGGCGGAGTTGGCGATCGTCATCGGGTGTCGGGCCAAAGAGATTTCCGAGCAGGATGCGCTGGCTTATGTTTTAGGGTTTACGTGCGCGAACGATGTCTCCGCCCGCGACTGTCAGAAGGGCGACAAACAGTGGGCGCGGGGCAAGAGCTTTGACACGTTTTGTCCGCTGGGGCCGGAGGTCGTGACGGCGGATGCGTTGGATGCGAGCGGGTTGGCGATTCGCTCGACCTTGAATGGCGAAGTGATGCAATCGGGCAACACAGGGGACATGATCTTTTCGGTCCCGCGCCTGGTTAGTTATCTGTCATTTCAATTCACGCTTCTGCCAGGGACGGTGATTCTTACGGGGACGCCGCCGGGCGTCGGGGCCGCGCGGACGCCGCCGGTCTTTCTCAAGGACGGCGACACGATCACCATAGAGATCGAAGGTATCGGACGGCTGACCAATCGGGTACAGGCCGCCCGATAA
- a CDS encoding PilZ domain-containing protein, whose amino-acid sequence MNSDAINAASRLFVRHEARYEAAVEVHSDHAEQFRLSFPDTQSNMAVIDVSKGGLGLCSPIFMPKNLRVTLTIANFGAAEGKHGLDLKIRAIVRRCIMLDHKPTYQLGLQFVDPAGRDEQLLVVAAAQAKAAKSAAGAGGVQRGT is encoded by the coding sequence ATGAACTCGGATGCGATCAACGCAGCGTCCCGGCTCTTCGTCCGCCATGAGGCGCGGTACGAGGCGGCGGTGGAGGTGCATTCCGATCACGCGGAGCAATTTCGGCTGAGTTTTCCGGACACGCAGTCGAACATGGCGGTGATCGACGTGAGCAAGGGGGGGCTGGGGCTGTGCAGTCCGATTTTCATGCCCAAGAACCTGCGCGTCACCCTGACGATTGCGAATTTCGGCGCGGCGGAAGGGAAGCACGGTCTGGACCTCAAGATTCGGGCGATCGTCCGCCGGTGCATCATGCTCGATCACAAGCCCACCTATCAACTGGGATTGCAATTCGTTGATCCGGCCGGGCGCGATGAACAGCTCCTGGTGGTCGCCGCGGCGCAAGCCAAGGCAGCGAAGTCCGCGGCCGGGGCGGGGGGCGTCCAACGTGGCACTTAG
- a CDS encoding GspE/PulE family protein, whose translation MALSTCDELRGQLLAGKILPPAQIEQLEQVARDGGFDLETAIRKNRVLTETNLQALRAMRLEATYCNVSEFLPRLSNSELIPEELARRHLMFPMFVLDGVITLAMENPGDLAGIDQVRRQTRQEVEVCAGSRSEILGLIERAYGASKYLEQSSVADSLLEAAEAVGGDETQPVIRLVDELINEAVRQGASDIHIEPGERELRIRIRVDGVLREVAAPPLGLHKALVSRVKVISKLDISKTRSPQDGAYHHRNGETEVMLRISVLPSVFGEALVMRILRNASESITLSELGMREAMLQRFHAVITNAHGMILVSGPTGSGKSTTLYAAIKCIVSPQKNIIAIEDPVEYRTSAIRQVQVNTEANLTFAGGLRSILRQDPDVIMVGEIRDKETAQIAVQAALTGHLLLSTVHTNDSIGAIARMRDLGVAEYLISSSLLAVLAQRLCRKICPDCQEPDAPPEFLLRAVGLEPGKLDFQPMRGKGCRRCVGAGYVGRVGLFELFELTEQFGAMIVKMEPMEVIRAAAREAGMKFLVNDGVEKIRAGLTTVEEVARVAGRA comes from the coding sequence GTGGCACTTAGCACCTGCGACGAACTTCGCGGCCAGCTCCTGGCCGGAAAGATCCTGCCGCCCGCCCAAATCGAGCAACTCGAGCAGGTGGCGCGGGATGGCGGGTTCGATCTGGAGACGGCGATTCGTAAGAACCGCGTCCTGACCGAGACGAACCTGCAGGCGCTGCGGGCGATGCGTCTAGAGGCGACCTATTGCAACGTCTCGGAGTTCCTGCCGCGTCTAAGCAATTCCGAACTGATCCCGGAGGAGCTGGCGCGGCGGCACCTGATGTTCCCCATGTTCGTCCTTGACGGGGTTATCACGCTGGCGATGGAAAACCCGGGGGATCTGGCGGGGATCGACCAGGTACGGCGGCAGACGCGGCAGGAAGTGGAGGTTTGCGCGGGCAGCCGTAGCGAGATTCTGGGGCTGATCGAGCGGGCGTATGGGGCGAGCAAGTATCTGGAACAATCGTCGGTGGCCGACTCGCTGCTGGAGGCGGCGGAGGCGGTGGGCGGCGACGAGACGCAGCCGGTCATCCGGCTGGTGGATGAACTGATTAACGAGGCGGTTCGTCAGGGTGCGTCGGACATTCATATCGAGCCGGGGGAGCGGGAATTGCGGATTCGGATTCGGGTGGACGGCGTCTTGCGTGAAGTGGCGGCGCCGCCGCTGGGCTTGCACAAGGCGCTCGTATCGCGAGTCAAGGTCATCTCGAAGCTGGATATTTCGAAGACGCGGTCGCCGCAGGACGGGGCGTATCATCATCGCAACGGCGAGACGGAGGTGATGCTGCGGATTTCGGTATTGCCGTCGGTGTTCGGCGAGGCGCTGGTGATGCGAATTTTGCGCAACGCTTCGGAGTCGATCACGTTGTCAGAGCTGGGAATGCGCGAGGCGATGCTGCAGCGGTTCCACGCGGTCATTACGAACGCACACGGCATGATTCTGGTCTCCGGGCCGACGGGATCGGGGAAGTCCACGACGTTGTACGCGGCCATCAAGTGCATCGTCTCGCCGCAGAAAAACATCATTGCCATTGAGGACCCCGTGGAATATCGCACGAGCGCGATCCGGCAGGTGCAGGTGAACACCGAGGCCAATCTGACGTTCGCGGGCGGGTTGCGGTCCATCCTGCGACAGGACCCGGACGTCATCATGGTGGGCGAGATTCGCGACAAGGAGACGGCGCAGATCGCGGTGCAGGCGGCGTTGACGGGACACTTGCTGCTTTCCACGGTGCATACCAACGATTCGATCGGGGCCATTGCGCGGATGCGCGATCTGGGGGTGGCCGAGTATCTGATTTCATCTTCATTGTTGGCGGTTCTGGCGCAGCGCTTGTGCCGGAAGATCTGCCCGGACTGCCAGGAGCCGGATGCGCCGCCGGAATTCCTGCTGCGGGCGGTAGGGCTGGAGCCGGGCAAACTGGACTTTCAACCGATGCGCGGGAAGGGATGCCGGCGATGCGTCGGAGCGGGCTATGTGGGGCGCGTGGGGCTGTTCGAGCTGTTCGAGCTGACGGAGCAATTCGGCGCGATGATTGTGAAGATGGAGCCGATGGAGGTGATCCGGGCGGCGGCGCGCGAGGCGGGGATGAAGTTTCTCGTCAATGATGGGGTCGAGAAGATTCGGGCGGGGTTGACGACGGTGGAGGAAGTGGCGCGCGTGGCGGGTCGGGCGTAG
- a CDS encoding type II secretion system F family protein, with translation MPKFVVQYAGPSGKLGTMTMEAASQRAAAVQMEASGKIPVSIKAAGGGEAKGGVGERSRLRRTKGGRGLRRAVLDFTHQMAAVSESGIPIIAGLKAVGDQTRHPLLRSAIARIVGRIEGGRSLADALDAEPEIFAPLFVKTIAAGEAAGKVSEVLQALARYQEQEAETRGQIKSALTYPALVVVVLIIATIFLLTFVVPQFVVMFEKFEGSLPLPTRIIMGASAAITQHYLWVIGAMLAVFYTCRRVFSYRRPRAWLDEKVLRLPVFGELLLGVYMVRFIELLDLLMDAALPITQSLRVTADSMTNSALRQDVRGMLRSVEGGRSLTEAFNETRWLTPLVKRMLAIGEYAGRTDQIFVYLRKYYAIQTQRSVKLLSTLIEPVMVTSLAAVVLFFALAIFLPMWKLLKLVGTA, from the coding sequence GTGCCAAAGTTCGTTGTTCAATATGCCGGGCCCAGTGGGAAGCTGGGGACGATGACCATGGAGGCAGCTTCGCAACGGGCCGCGGCGGTGCAGATGGAGGCGTCGGGGAAAATCCCCGTCAGCATTAAGGCCGCGGGCGGCGGGGAAGCGAAGGGCGGAGTCGGCGAGCGGTCGCGGTTACGGCGGACCAAAGGTGGGCGGGGGCTTCGACGGGCGGTGCTGGATTTTACGCATCAGATGGCGGCGGTGTCGGAAAGCGGGATTCCGATTATCGCCGGTCTCAAGGCGGTGGGCGATCAGACGCGGCATCCCTTGTTGCGGTCGGCGATCGCACGAATCGTGGGGCGGATCGAGGGCGGGCGAAGTCTGGCGGATGCGCTGGATGCCGAGCCCGAGATTTTTGCACCGCTTTTCGTGAAGACGATTGCGGCGGGAGAGGCGGCGGGCAAGGTCTCGGAAGTCCTGCAGGCGCTGGCGCGCTATCAGGAGCAGGAGGCGGAGACGCGCGGTCAGATCAAGTCGGCGCTGACCTACCCGGCGCTGGTGGTGGTGGTGCTGATCATCGCTACGATTTTTCTCCTGACGTTCGTGGTGCCGCAATTTGTGGTCATGTTTGAAAAATTCGAGGGGAGCCTGCCGCTGCCGACGCGGATCATCATGGGGGCGAGCGCGGCGATCACGCAGCACTATTTGTGGGTGATCGGGGCAATGCTCGCGGTGTTTTACACGTGCCGTCGGGTATTCAGTTATCGAAGACCACGGGCGTGGCTGGATGAGAAGGTGCTCCGACTGCCGGTGTTCGGGGAGCTGTTGCTCGGGGTGTACATGGTGCGGTTCATCGAGTTATTGGATCTGCTCATGGACGCGGCACTTCCGATCACGCAATCGCTGCGCGTGACGGCGGATAGCATGACCAATAGTGCGTTGCGGCAGGACGTTCGCGGGATGTTGCGGTCGGTGGAGGGGGGGCGGTCGCTGACGGAGGCGTTCAATGAAACGCGGTGGCTAACGCCGCTGGTGAAGCGGATGCTGGCGATCGGCGAGTATGCGGGGCGGACGGACCAGATCTTTGTCTACCTCCGAAAATATTATGCGATTCAGACGCAACGGAGCGTGAAGCTATTATCGACCCTGATTGAGCCGGTAATGGTGACCAGCCTGGCGGCGGTCGTTCTTTTCTTTGCGCTGGCCATCTTTTTACCGATGTGGAAGCTGCTGAAACTCGTCGGCACCGCGTGA
- a CDS encoding prepilin-type N-terminal cleavage/methylation domain-containing protein, with amino-acid sequence MNRNRAGFTLIELVTVIVILGILSAVALPVYLDYRTDAKIAATKGALGGVRAAIANYYAKSATDSGGGILTYPALTDLTTVGSVMLDTFPDNPFDTDATKNNVAASAAAKGTVSGGAGGWLYNAANGQFWANTNTSGVGENGF; translated from the coding sequence ATGAATCGGAATCGGGCTGGCTTTACGCTGATCGAACTGGTTACGGTCATCGTGATCCTGGGCATTCTGTCGGCGGTCGCACTGCCGGTCTATCTGGATTATCGCACCGACGCGAAGATCGCGGCCACGAAGGGCGCGCTGGGCGGCGTTCGGGCGGCCATTGCCAACTATTACGCGAAGTCCGCGACCGACAGCGGCGGCGGGATCCTCACGTATCCGGCCCTGACCGACCTGACAACGGTCGGCAGCGTCATGCTCGACACGTTTCCGGACAATCCTTTCGACACGGATGCGACAAAGAATAACGTCGCGGCATCGGCGGCGGCCAAGGGCACCGTGAGCGGCGGCGCCGGCGGCTGGCTGTACAACGCGGCCAACGGGCAGTTCTGGGCCAATACCAATACCAGCGGCGTCGGCGAGAACGGGTTCTAA
- a CDS encoding type II secretion system protein, translated as MSASDAMTIRYSHRPGAGAPRAGFTLVEMVTVMVILGVVAAAVGTPTLAYMGLVRSRAASARITTDVRFMQRLALSSGLRTWVVLSTTTNDYRLYVEDPANPGKAGRQAVMHPFDQTTAPIQFGSGAYQNVSISAVNINSTSEIEFDNFGVPYDGSGVALTAIGTISLSNGVTITLYPETGFVERAG; from the coding sequence ATGTCGGCGTCAGACGCCATGACAATCAGGTATTCGCACCGGCCAGGAGCCGGCGCCCCACGGGCCGGGTTCACCCTGGTGGAGATGGTGACCGTCATGGTGATTCTCGGCGTCGTGGCCGCGGCGGTGGGGACGCCGACGCTGGCGTATATGGGGTTGGTTCGTTCGCGAGCCGCGTCGGCGCGGATCACGACGGACGTACGGTTCATGCAGCGGCTGGCGCTGTCGTCGGGGTTGCGGACGTGGGTGGTTCTGAGCACCACGACGAATGACTATCGGTTGTACGTGGAGGACCCGGCGAACCCGGGAAAAGCCGGGCGTCAGGCGGTGATGCATCCGTTCGATCAAACGACGGCGCCGATTCAATTCGGTTCCGGGGCATATCAGAATGTGTCGATCTCGGCGGTAAACATCAACTCGACGAGCGAGATTGAGTTTGACAACTTTGGGGTTCCGTACGATGGGTCCGGGGTCGCGCTGACGGCGATTGGGACGATCAGTCTTTCCAATGGAGTGACGATCACGCTGTACCCGGAGACGGGGTTCGTGGAGCGCGCGGGATGA
- a CDS encoding prepilin-type N-terminal cleavage/methylation domain-containing protein, producing MNSHLEATPAIRRCRTRNGVTIIEVVMALVILSVALPPMVASFADASRQSIRPSNSTVASLLAIDRMEAVVARRYQGTDGYDQLGSMAGTEPAVTGFPLFSRTTVVETVAVDYGTGAITTSGSDVGYKRVRVSVGWNGGAERMVVEHLFADFQL from the coding sequence ATGAACAGCCACCTTGAAGCTACACCGGCTATTCGCCGGTGCCGCACACGAAACGGCGTGACGATCATTGAGGTCGTTATGGCGCTGGTGATTCTCTCGGTTGCGCTGCCGCCGATGGTGGCGTCGTTCGCGGATGCGTCGAGGCAGTCCATTCGTCCGTCCAATTCGACGGTGGCATCGTTGCTGGCGATTGACCGGATGGAAGCGGTTGTCGCGCGGCGGTACCAGGGGACGGATGGGTACGACCAACTGGGCTCGATGGCCGGGACGGAGCCGGCGGTAACGGGATTTCCACTTTTCTCGCGGACGACGGTCGTGGAGACGGTGGCGGTGGATTATGGAACGGGCGCGATCACGACTTCCGGGAGTGATGTGGGTTACAAGCGCGTGCGGGTGAGCGTGGGCTGGAACGGCGGGGCGGAGCGGATGGTGGTCGAGCATTTGTTCGCGGATTTCCAGTTATGA
- a CDS encoding prepilin-type N-terminal cleavage/methylation domain-containing protein — protein MKKRTGPMGRIGPMTGRGFTLIELVVCIVVGSIISGTAGMLLWTASSQRGDVAARGELADEGAMAMEVMARYVREIEQGDDCPANPTPCLNGNAQISTASASQISFGNTGFRYVSGGGMVEMTTDNGTTWRPLVKDVSGFGLAYYERTGLAMMPLPLGAVDREDVRRVQITLDLARGTQRVKLRTSLYLRSFMDEVTTDP, from the coding sequence ATGAAGAAAAGAACAGGACCCATGGGACGAATAGGACCTATGACGGGTCGCGGGTTTACGCTAATCGAACTCGTTGTATGCATCGTGGTCGGCTCGATCATCAGCGGAACGGCGGGGATGCTGCTGTGGACGGCTTCGTCGCAGCGTGGGGACGTCGCGGCGCGCGGGGAGCTGGCTGATGAGGGCGCCATGGCGATGGAAGTCATGGCGCGGTACGTGCGGGAAATCGAACAAGGCGATGATTGCCCCGCTAATCCTACTCCGTGTCTCAATGGGAATGCGCAGATCAGCACGGCGTCCGCGAGTCAGATCAGCTTCGGAAACACCGGGTTTCGTTACGTTTCCGGGGGCGGGATGGTGGAGATGACGACGGACAACGGGACGACATGGCGCCCGTTGGTGAAGGATGTGTCGGGGTTCGGCCTGGCCTATTACGAGCGCACCGGTTTGGCCATGATGCCGCTGCCGCTGGGGGCGGTGGATCGAGAGGATGTCCGGCGCGTTCAGATTACCCTGGATCTCGCGCGAGGCACGCAGCGCGTCAAACTGAGAACTTCCCTTTATTTGCGGAGTTTCATGGATGAGGTCACGACCGATCCCTAG
- a CDS encoding tetratricopeptide repeat protein, with protein sequence MLLLKPTWFAMMTIAGAVVFAPAGCGSRYKTPPVASRVEIQDESPKALTPAEKDQRFKSLFDQGIAHIRGEQYGPALASFEEAVRLKPEDPDALFNLGACHEAVGDPLAAINLYRDVLTIRPDDADCYANLGTSFIKMYHREKRAAWKRMATAAWERSLALNPQQPRVQGYLASCRAP encoded by the coding sequence ATGTTGCTCCTTAAACCAACCTGGTTCGCCATGATGACGATCGCCGGCGCGGTCGTCTTCGCGCCTGCGGGGTGCGGGTCGAGATACAAGACACCGCCCGTGGCGTCGCGCGTCGAGATTCAGGACGAGAGCCCCAAGGCACTGACACCGGCGGAGAAAGACCAGCGTTTCAAATCGCTTTTCGATCAGGGAATAGCGCACATTCGCGGAGAACAGTACGGGCCGGCGCTGGCGTCGTTCGAGGAGGCCGTTCGGTTGAAGCCGGAGGACCCCGATGCGCTGTTCAACCTCGGCGCTTGTCATGAGGCGGTCGGCGATCCCCTGGCGGCGATCAACCTCTATCGCGACGTGCTCACCATCCGGCCCGACGATGCGGACTGCTACGCCAATCTCGGGACGAGCTTCATCAAGATGTACCATCGGGAAAAGCGGGCGGCGTGGAAGAGGATGGCAACGGCGGCGTGGGAGCGGTCGCTGGCGCTCAATCCCCAGCAACCTCGCGTGCAGGGCTACCTCGCGAGCTGTCGTGCGCCTTAG